In Papaver somniferum cultivar HN1 chromosome 1, ASM357369v1, whole genome shotgun sequence, a genomic segment contains:
- the LOC113298369 gene encoding 1,4-alpha-glucan-branching enzyme-like isoform X3, which produces MYCGFPEASVAQGFSLLPSKHFRKTSKSYHCAAKLNNTTWISHGPAKFIAQSNFLPFQRLSLHGKVEHNNAISTRFTDDHKTMLTTEEDTKEVDIMDLDPGMKPYKGHLEYRSRKYKEQQMLIEKHEGSLEEFAQGYLKFGFNREDNAIVYREWAPPAQEAQLIGDFNGWDGTNHKMEKDQFGVWTIKIPDSGGNPAIQHGSKVKFRFKHGNGVWVDRIPAWIKYATVDPAKFAAPYDGVYWDPKPSDRYQFKHPRPPKPKSPRIYEAHVGMSSSEPRINSYREFADEVLPRIRANNYNTVQLMAVMEHSYYGCFGYHVTNFFGVSSRSGTPEDLKYLIDKAHSLGLWVLMDMVHSHASNNVTDGLNGFDVGQGAQESYFHPGERGYHKLWDSRLFNYANWEVLRFLLSNLRWWLEDFMFDGFRFDGVTSMLYHDHGIDRGFTGNYDEYFGEATDVDAVVYLMLANSVIHNIFPDAIVIAEDVSGMPGLGRAVSERGIGFDYRLAMAIPDKWIDYLKNMTDEKWSMEEITSCLINRRYTEKCISYAESHDQSIVGDKTIAFSLMDKEMYFGMSCLSKASPTVERGIALHKMIHFITMALGGDGYLNFMGNEFGHPEWIDFPREGNGWSYEKCRRQWNLVDADHLRYKFMNEFDRAMNLLDHEFSFLASAKQIVSCASEKDKVIVFESGDLVFVFNFHSTNTYNGSLMMCTTSLLLKEYRGCQKQISTTAPIPFKY; this is translated from the exons atgtacTGTGGTTTTCCtgaagcaagtgttgctcaaggATTTTCACTACTTCCCTCCAAACACTTCAGAAAG ACGTCTAAGAGCTACCATTGTGCTGCTAAACTAAATAATACAACTTGGATATCCCACGGACCGGCTAAGTTTATTGCCCAAAGTAACTTCCTACCCTTTCAGAGACTCTCATTACATGGGAAG GTTGAACACAACAATGCAATATCAACTCGTTTTACTGATGATCACAAAACAATGCTAACAACTGAAGAAGATACTAAAGAGGTTGATATCATggacttggatccaggtatgaaaCCATATAAAGGCCACCTTGAATATAgatcaaggaaatacaaggagCAACAGATGCTCATCGAAAAACATGAAGGGTCGCTCGAGGAATTTGCACAAG GTTATCTGAAATTTGGATTCAACAGAGAAGATAACGCTATTGTGTACCGTGAATGGGCACCTCCTGCACA GGAAGCACAACTTATTGGAGACTTCAATGGGTGGGATGGTACGAACCACAAAATGGAGAAGGACCAGTTCGGCGTTTGGACTATAAAGATTCCTGATTCAGGTGGAAATCCAGCCATCCAGCATGGTTCAAAAGTTAAATTCCGTTTTAAGCATGGAAATGGAGTTTGGGTTGATAGAATTCCTGCATGGATCAAATATGCCACTGTAGACCCAGCAAAGTTTGCAGCACCTTACGATGGTGTCTACTGGGACCCAAAACCTTCAGATAG GTATCAATTTAAGCATCCTCGCCCTCCAAAGCCCAAGTCCCCACGCATATATGAGGCTCATGTAGGTATGAGCAGCTCGGAACCCCGCATAAATTCATACAGAGAATTCGCTGATGAAGTTTTGCCACGAATACGGGCAAATAATTATAACACAGTCCAACTGATGGCTGTGATGGAGCATTCGTACTACGGATGCTTTGGTTATCATGTCACAAACTTTTTTGGAGTTAGCAGTAGATCTGGGACCCCAGAGGACCTCAAGTACTTGATCGATAAAGCTCATAGTTTAGGTTTATGGGTCTTGATGGACATGGTTCACAGCCATGCAAGCAATAATGTTACTGACGGGCTTAATGGATTTGATGTTGGCCAAGGTGCACAAGAATCTTACTTCCACCCTGGAGAGCGAGGATACCACAAGTTGTGGGACAGTCGATTATTCAATTATGCTAACTGGGAAGTTCTTCGTTTCCTCCTTTCCAATTTGAGATGGTGGTTGGAGGATTTTATGTTTGATGGGTTTCGATTCGACGGAGTAACTTCAATGTTGTATCATGACCATGGaattgacaggggattcacgggaaACTATGATGAGTATTTTGGCGAGGCTACAGATGTGGATGCTGTTGTTTATTTGATGCTTGCCAATAGCGTGATCCATAACATATTTCCAGATGCAATTGTCATTGCTGAAGATGTATCTGGTATGCCTGGACTTGGCCGAGCTGTCTCTGAGAgaggaattggttttgattatcgCCTGGCAATGGCGATACCTGACAAGTGGATTGATTACTTGAAGAACATGACTGACGAGAAATGGTCAATGGAAGAAATTACTTCATGTTTGATAAACAGGAGATACACAGAAAAGTGTATATCATATGCTGAGAGTCATGATCAG TCTATCGTGGGTGATAAGACTATTGCGTTTTCCTTAatggacaaagaaatgtatttcgGCATGTCTTGTTTGTCAAAGGCTTCTCCTACAGTTGAACGAGGAATTGCACTTCACAAG ATGATTCATTTCATAACCATGGCATTAGGAGGTGACGGCTACCTTAATTTCATGGGAAATGAA TTTGGTCATCCTGAATGGATTGACTTTCCAAGAGAAGGCAATGGTTGGAGCTATGAAAAATGCAGACGTCAGTGGAACCTTGTTGATGCAGATCACTTGAGATACAAG TTTATGAATGAATTTGACAGAGCCATGAATTTGCTAGATCATGAATTTTCATTCCTTGCATCGGCAAAGCAGATTGTTAGCTGTGCAAGTGAGAAAGATAAG GTTATTGTATTTGAGAGCGGGGATCTAGTTTTTGTGTTCAATTTTCATTCAACAAATACATATAATGG GTCGCTCATGATGTGCACCACTTCACTTCTCCTGAAGGAATACCGGGGGTGCCAGaaacaaatttcaacaaccgcCCCAATTCCTTTCAAGTACTAG
- the LOC113298395 gene encoding uncharacterized protein LOC113298395, whose translation MAKFCFLGNKYWILRHGKSISNEKGLIVSSLENGVLSEYQLADEGVNQARLAGESFQKVLKENNIPIENVRICYSPFSRTRHTAQVAASVLNVSLEGPQCKVMEELRERFFGPSFELQSHDKYAEIWDHDEKGPFMKPEEGGESVADVASRLATAVEAIEKEFQGCAVFVVSHGDPLQILQTIISATDKAPGGDFKTRVEAVKVPSILSQHRKFALNTGELRQLV comes from the exons ATGGCGAAATtctgtttccttggtaacaaataCTGGATTCTGAGACATGGCAAAAGCATCTCTAATGAGAAAGGCCTCATCGTTTCTTCTTTG GAAAATGGGGTTCTTTCAGAATACCAATTAGCTGATGAAGGTGTTAACCAAGCAAGATTAGCAGGTGAATCATTCCAAAAG GTATTGAAGGAAAAcaatataccaattgaaaatgttaGAATTTGCTACTCTCCATTTTCAAGAACAAGACACACTGCTCAAGTTGCTGCTTCTGTTCTCAATGTTTCCCTCGAAGGTCCTCAGTGTAAG GTGATGGAAGAACTTCGAGAGCGTTTCTTTGGGCCTTCATTTGAACTTCAATCACATGACAAA TATGCAGAGATATGGGATCACGACGAAAAGGGCCCGTTCATGAAGCCTGAGGAAGGTGGAGAAAGTGTAGCCGACGTTGCTTCAAGACTTGCTACTGCTGTGGAAGCCATTGAGAAAGAATTTCAAGG GTGTGCCGTTTTTGTTGTCAGTCATGGGGATCCACTGCAAATTCTTCAGACAATAATAAGTGCAACTGATAAAGCACCTGGTGGTGATTTCAAGACAAGAGTAGAGGCGGTGAAAGTGCCTTCCATCTTGTCACAGCACCGGAAATTTGCTTTAAATACTGGAGAACTCCGACAACTCGTTTAA
- the LOC113298369 gene encoding 1,4-alpha-glucan-branching enzyme-like isoform X2: MLTTEEDTKEVDIMDLDPGMKPYKGHLEYRSRKYKEQQMLIEKHEGSLEEFAQGYLKFGFNREDNAIVYREWAPPAQEAQLIGDFNGWDGTNHKMEKDQFGVWTIKIPDSGGNPAIQHGSKVKFRFKHGNGVWVDRIPAWIKYATVDPAKFAAPYDGVYWDPKPSDRYQFKHPRPPKPKSPRIYEAHVGMSSSEPRINSYREFADEVLPRIRANNYNTVQLMAVMEHSYYGCFGYHVTNFFGVSSRSGTPEDLKYLIDKAHSLGLWVLMDMVHSHASNNVTDGLNGFDVGQGAQESYFHPGERGYHKLWDSRLFNYANWEVLRFLLSNLRWWLEDFMFDGFRFDGVTSMLYHDHGIDRGFTGNYDEYFGEATDVDAVVYLMLANSVIHNIFPDAIVIAEDVSGMPGLGRAVSERGIGFDYRLAMAIPDKWIDYLKNMTDEKWSMEEITSCLINRRYTEKCISYAESHDQSIVGDKTIAFSLMDKEMYFGMSCLSKASPTVERGIALHKMIHFITMALGGDGYLNFMGNEFGHPEWIDFPREGNGWSYEKCRRQWNLVDADHLRYKFMNEFDRAMNLLDHEFSFLASAKQIVSCASEKDKVIVFESGDLVFVFNFHSTNTYNGYKVGCDLPGKYRVVLDSDAREFGGHGRVAHDVHHFTSPEGIPGVPETNFNNRPNSFQVLAPARTCMVYCRVEEAESANKEFAGAHEILGVVAQQKSLKESVAGLEDLAGPRQMRVVEVGDDASED, encoded by the exons ATGCTAACAACTGAAGAAGATACTAAAGAGGTTGATATCATggacttggatccaggtatgaaaCCATATAAAGGCCACCTTGAATATAgatcaaggaaatacaaggagCAACAGATGCTCATCGAAAAACATGAAGGGTCGCTCGAGGAATTTGCACAAG GTTATCTGAAATTTGGATTCAACAGAGAAGATAACGCTATTGTGTACCGTGAATGGGCACCTCCTGCACA GGAAGCACAACTTATTGGAGACTTCAATGGGTGGGATGGTACGAACCACAAAATGGAGAAGGACCAGTTCGGCGTTTGGACTATAAAGATTCCTGATTCAGGTGGAAATCCAGCCATCCAGCATGGTTCAAAAGTTAAATTCCGTTTTAAGCATGGAAATGGAGTTTGGGTTGATAGAATTCCTGCATGGATCAAATATGCCACTGTAGACCCAGCAAAGTTTGCAGCACCTTACGATGGTGTCTACTGGGACCCAAAACCTTCAGATAG GTATCAATTTAAGCATCCTCGCCCTCCAAAGCCCAAGTCCCCACGCATATATGAGGCTCATGTAGGTATGAGCAGCTCGGAACCCCGCATAAATTCATACAGAGAATTCGCTGATGAAGTTTTGCCACGAATACGGGCAAATAATTATAACACAGTCCAACTGATGGCTGTGATGGAGCATTCGTACTACGGATGCTTTGGTTATCATGTCACAAACTTTTTTGGAGTTAGCAGTAGATCTGGGACCCCAGAGGACCTCAAGTACTTGATCGATAAAGCTCATAGTTTAGGTTTATGGGTCTTGATGGACATGGTTCACAGCCATGCAAGCAATAATGTTACTGACGGGCTTAATGGATTTGATGTTGGCCAAGGTGCACAAGAATCTTACTTCCACCCTGGAGAGCGAGGATACCACAAGTTGTGGGACAGTCGATTATTCAATTATGCTAACTGGGAAGTTCTTCGTTTCCTCCTTTCCAATTTGAGATGGTGGTTGGAGGATTTTATGTTTGATGGGTTTCGATTCGACGGAGTAACTTCAATGTTGTATCATGACCATGGaattgacaggggattcacgggaaACTATGATGAGTATTTTGGCGAGGCTACAGATGTGGATGCTGTTGTTTATTTGATGCTTGCCAATAGCGTGATCCATAACATATTTCCAGATGCAATTGTCATTGCTGAAGATGTATCTGGTATGCCTGGACTTGGCCGAGCTGTCTCTGAGAgaggaattggttttgattatcgCCTGGCAATGGCGATACCTGACAAGTGGATTGATTACTTGAAGAACATGACTGACGAGAAATGGTCAATGGAAGAAATTACTTCATGTTTGATAAACAGGAGATACACAGAAAAGTGTATATCATATGCTGAGAGTCATGATCAG TCTATCGTGGGTGATAAGACTATTGCGTTTTCCTTAatggacaaagaaatgtatttcgGCATGTCTTGTTTGTCAAAGGCTTCTCCTACAGTTGAACGAGGAATTGCACTTCACAAG ATGATTCATTTCATAACCATGGCATTAGGAGGTGACGGCTACCTTAATTTCATGGGAAATGAA TTTGGTCATCCTGAATGGATTGACTTTCCAAGAGAAGGCAATGGTTGGAGCTATGAAAAATGCAGACGTCAGTGGAACCTTGTTGATGCAGATCACTTGAGATACAAG TTTATGAATGAATTTGACAGAGCCATGAATTTGCTAGATCATGAATTTTCATTCCTTGCATCGGCAAAGCAGATTGTTAGCTGTGCAAGTGAGAAAGATAAG GTTATTGTATTTGAGAGCGGGGATCTAGTTTTTGTGTTCAATTTTCATTCAACAAATACATATAATGG CTATAAAGTTGGATGTGATTTGCCTGGGAAGTATAGAGTTGTCTTGGATAGTGATGCTCGAGAATTTGGTGGACACGGAAGA GTCGCTCATGATGTGCACCACTTCACTTCTCCTGAAGGAATACCGGGGGTGCCAGaaacaaatttcaacaaccgcCCCAATTCCTTTCAAGTACTAGCACCGGCGCGTACCTGTATG GTGTACTGCCGGGTTGAAGAAGCAGAGAGTGCTAATAAAGAATTCGCAGGCGCTCATGAGATACTAGGCGTAGTGGCTCAACAGAAGTCACTTAAAGAATCAGTTGCTGGCCTAGAAGATCTTGCTGGTCCAAGGCAGATGAGAGTTGTTGAGGTTGGAGATGATGCATCAGAGGATTAG
- the LOC113298388 gene encoding uncharacterized protein LOC113298388, producing the protein MATASSVSSNLGNTYWVLRHGKSIPNEKGIIISTMENGVLPEYQLTAEGINQAELAGELFQVWLKEHNIPIENVRIFYSPFSRTKQTAEVVASVLNLPFESSPQCKAVVEFRERFFGPSFEFKDHNNIADIWNQDEKDPFLRPEEGGESAADVASRLGNAVETMEKELHGCVVMVVSHGDPLQILQAVLHGINEYKGPADGNFKSRVEAIKTHSTLSHHRQKFALLNGELRQVL; encoded by the exons ATGGCAACCGCCTCTTCCGTGAGTTCTAACCTTGGGAACACATACTGGGTTCTGAGACATGGGAAAAGCATTCCAAATGAGAAAGGCATCATAATCTCAACAATG GAAAATGGGGTACTTCCAGAATATCAATTGACAGCTGAAGGGATCAACCAAGCAGAATTGGCTGGTGAATTATTCCAAGTCTGGCTGAAGGAACATAATATACCAATAGAAAATGTCAGGATTTTCTACTCTCCATTTTCAAGAACAAAACAAACTGCTGAAGTTGTTGCTTCTGTTCTTAATCTTCCATTTGAATCAAGTCCTCAGTGCAAG GCTGTGGTAGAATTTCGCGAGCGCTTCTTCGGACCTTCATTCGAGTTTAAAGATCATAACAAT ATTGCTGACATATGGAATCAAGATGAGAAGGATCCATTCTTACGGCCAGAAGAAGGTGGAGAAAGTGCTGCCGATGTTGCTTCAAGACTAGGAAATGCCGTGGAAACCATGGAGAAAGAGCTTCACGG ATGTGTGGTAATGGTTGTTAGCCACGGTGATCCACTGCAAATCTTGCAAGCAGTACTGCACGGAATCAATGAATATAAAGGACCTGCAGATGGAAATTTCAAGTCCAGGGTAGAAGCCATCAAAACTCACTCCACCTTGTCACATCACCGCCAAAAGTTCGCCCTACTTAATGGAGAATTACGACAAGTTCTGTAA
- the LOC113298369 gene encoding 1,4-alpha-glucan-branching enzyme-like isoform X1, translating to MYCGFPEASVAQGFSLLPSKHFRKTSKSYHCAAKLNNTTWISHGPAKFIAQSNFLPFQRLSLHGKVEHNNAISTRFTDDHKTMLTTEEDTKEVDIMDLDPGMKPYKGHLEYRSRKYKEQQMLIEKHEGSLEEFAQGYLKFGFNREDNAIVYREWAPPAQEAQLIGDFNGWDGTNHKMEKDQFGVWTIKIPDSGGNPAIQHGSKVKFRFKHGNGVWVDRIPAWIKYATVDPAKFAAPYDGVYWDPKPSDRYQFKHPRPPKPKSPRIYEAHVGMSSSEPRINSYREFADEVLPRIRANNYNTVQLMAVMEHSYYGCFGYHVTNFFGVSSRSGTPEDLKYLIDKAHSLGLWVLMDMVHSHASNNVTDGLNGFDVGQGAQESYFHPGERGYHKLWDSRLFNYANWEVLRFLLSNLRWWLEDFMFDGFRFDGVTSMLYHDHGIDRGFTGNYDEYFGEATDVDAVVYLMLANSVIHNIFPDAIVIAEDVSGMPGLGRAVSERGIGFDYRLAMAIPDKWIDYLKNMTDEKWSMEEITSCLINRRYTEKCISYAESHDQSIVGDKTIAFSLMDKEMYFGMSCLSKASPTVERGIALHKMIHFITMALGGDGYLNFMGNEFGHPEWIDFPREGNGWSYEKCRRQWNLVDADHLRYKFMNEFDRAMNLLDHEFSFLASAKQIVSCASEKDKVIVFESGDLVFVFNFHSTNTYNGYKVGCDLPGKYRVVLDSDAREFGGHGRVAHDVHHFTSPEGIPGVPETNFNNRPNSFQVLAPARTCMVYCRVEEAESANKEFAGAHEILGVVAQQKSLKESVAGLEDLAGPRQMRVVEVGDDASED from the exons atgtacTGTGGTTTTCCtgaagcaagtgttgctcaaggATTTTCACTACTTCCCTCCAAACACTTCAGAAAG ACGTCTAAGAGCTACCATTGTGCTGCTAAACTAAATAATACAACTTGGATATCCCACGGACCGGCTAAGTTTATTGCCCAAAGTAACTTCCTACCCTTTCAGAGACTCTCATTACATGGGAAG GTTGAACACAACAATGCAATATCAACTCGTTTTACTGATGATCACAAAACAATGCTAACAACTGAAGAAGATACTAAAGAGGTTGATATCATggacttggatccaggtatgaaaCCATATAAAGGCCACCTTGAATATAgatcaaggaaatacaaggagCAACAGATGCTCATCGAAAAACATGAAGGGTCGCTCGAGGAATTTGCACAAG GTTATCTGAAATTTGGATTCAACAGAGAAGATAACGCTATTGTGTACCGTGAATGGGCACCTCCTGCACA GGAAGCACAACTTATTGGAGACTTCAATGGGTGGGATGGTACGAACCACAAAATGGAGAAGGACCAGTTCGGCGTTTGGACTATAAAGATTCCTGATTCAGGTGGAAATCCAGCCATCCAGCATGGTTCAAAAGTTAAATTCCGTTTTAAGCATGGAAATGGAGTTTGGGTTGATAGAATTCCTGCATGGATCAAATATGCCACTGTAGACCCAGCAAAGTTTGCAGCACCTTACGATGGTGTCTACTGGGACCCAAAACCTTCAGATAG GTATCAATTTAAGCATCCTCGCCCTCCAAAGCCCAAGTCCCCACGCATATATGAGGCTCATGTAGGTATGAGCAGCTCGGAACCCCGCATAAATTCATACAGAGAATTCGCTGATGAAGTTTTGCCACGAATACGGGCAAATAATTATAACACAGTCCAACTGATGGCTGTGATGGAGCATTCGTACTACGGATGCTTTGGTTATCATGTCACAAACTTTTTTGGAGTTAGCAGTAGATCTGGGACCCCAGAGGACCTCAAGTACTTGATCGATAAAGCTCATAGTTTAGGTTTATGGGTCTTGATGGACATGGTTCACAGCCATGCAAGCAATAATGTTACTGACGGGCTTAATGGATTTGATGTTGGCCAAGGTGCACAAGAATCTTACTTCCACCCTGGAGAGCGAGGATACCACAAGTTGTGGGACAGTCGATTATTCAATTATGCTAACTGGGAAGTTCTTCGTTTCCTCCTTTCCAATTTGAGATGGTGGTTGGAGGATTTTATGTTTGATGGGTTTCGATTCGACGGAGTAACTTCAATGTTGTATCATGACCATGGaattgacaggggattcacgggaaACTATGATGAGTATTTTGGCGAGGCTACAGATGTGGATGCTGTTGTTTATTTGATGCTTGCCAATAGCGTGATCCATAACATATTTCCAGATGCAATTGTCATTGCTGAAGATGTATCTGGTATGCCTGGACTTGGCCGAGCTGTCTCTGAGAgaggaattggttttgattatcgCCTGGCAATGGCGATACCTGACAAGTGGATTGATTACTTGAAGAACATGACTGACGAGAAATGGTCAATGGAAGAAATTACTTCATGTTTGATAAACAGGAGATACACAGAAAAGTGTATATCATATGCTGAGAGTCATGATCAG TCTATCGTGGGTGATAAGACTATTGCGTTTTCCTTAatggacaaagaaatgtatttcgGCATGTCTTGTTTGTCAAAGGCTTCTCCTACAGTTGAACGAGGAATTGCACTTCACAAG ATGATTCATTTCATAACCATGGCATTAGGAGGTGACGGCTACCTTAATTTCATGGGAAATGAA TTTGGTCATCCTGAATGGATTGACTTTCCAAGAGAAGGCAATGGTTGGAGCTATGAAAAATGCAGACGTCAGTGGAACCTTGTTGATGCAGATCACTTGAGATACAAG TTTATGAATGAATTTGACAGAGCCATGAATTTGCTAGATCATGAATTTTCATTCCTTGCATCGGCAAAGCAGATTGTTAGCTGTGCAAGTGAGAAAGATAAG GTTATTGTATTTGAGAGCGGGGATCTAGTTTTTGTGTTCAATTTTCATTCAACAAATACATATAATGG CTATAAAGTTGGATGTGATTTGCCTGGGAAGTATAGAGTTGTCTTGGATAGTGATGCTCGAGAATTTGGTGGACACGGAAGA GTCGCTCATGATGTGCACCACTTCACTTCTCCTGAAGGAATACCGGGGGTGCCAGaaacaaatttcaacaaccgcCCCAATTCCTTTCAAGTACTAGCACCGGCGCGTACCTGTATG GTGTACTGCCGGGTTGAAGAAGCAGAGAGTGCTAATAAAGAATTCGCAGGCGCTCATGAGATACTAGGCGTAGTGGCTCAACAGAAGTCACTTAAAGAATCAGTTGCTGGCCTAGAAGATCTTGCTGGTCCAAGGCAGATGAGAGTTGTTGAGGTTGGAGATGATGCATCAGAGGATTAG